From Caretta caretta isolate rCarCar2 chromosome 14, rCarCar1.hap1, whole genome shotgun sequence, the proteins below share one genomic window:
- the LOC142069222 gene encoding histone H2B type 3-B-like, with protein MAAAQRGKRKVQIKRTQKAQQDKLRTAPKQGKRQPNPQLGNQMRQKPAAKQLKSCQGKKGLGRNGVPARYASKMLQQMTKVRMSAKAKGLMKSFMADIYSQVSTEAEHLRKQKQLPALGSSEVRAALQQVMPREVAKHSATPICNESV; from the coding sequence ATGGCAGCTGCCcagagagggaagaggaaggtCCAGATTAAGAGGACACAGAAGGCCCAGCAAGATAAGCTACGGACCGCCCCCAAGCAGGGGAAGCGCCAGCCCAACCCCCAGCTGGGGAATCAGATGAGGCAGAAGCCAGCGGCGAAGCAGCTGAAGAGCTGCCAGGGGAAGAAGGGCCTGGGGAGGAACGGTGTCCCCGCCCGCTACGCCTCCAAGATGCTGCAGCAGATGACGAAGGTGCGCATGTCGGCCAAGGCAAAGGGGCTGATGAAATCCTTCATGGCTGATATCTACAGCCAGGTATCCACCGAGGCCGAGCACTTGAGGAAGCAGAAACAGCTCCCCGCCTTGGGCTCCTCGGAGGTGCGAGCTGCCCTGCAGCAGGTGATGCCAAGGGAAGTGGCCAAACACTCGGCCACCCCCATCTGCAATGAGTCTGTGTAG